A DNA window from Anas acuta chromosome 4, bAnaAcu1.1, whole genome shotgun sequence contains the following coding sequences:
- the GUCY1A1 gene encoding guanylate cyclase soluble subunit alpha-1 isoform X2, protein MFERLNLALQRTLAKHRIKETRKTGDREDFEKIISDHADAAGVPVESLRESLGEELFKICYEEDEHILGVIGGTLKDFLNSFTTLLKQSGHNQEAGKKDRLEEASILCLEKDQDFLNVYYFFPKKVTSLILSGIIKAAAHILYETEVEVMLMPPCFHNDCTEFVNQPYLLYSIQVKSAKPSLSPCKPQSSLVIPASVFCKIFPFHFMFDKDMSVLQVGNGIRRLLTRREFQAKPNFEEYFEILTPKISCTFSGIMTMLNMQFTVRVRRWDNTDMKSSMVMDLKGQMIYILESSAILFLGSPCVDRLEDFTGRGLYLSDIPIHNALRDVVLIGEQARAQDGLKKRLGKLKATLEQAHQALEEEKKKTVDLLFSIFPGEVAQQLWQGQVVQAKKFNNVTMLFSDIVGFTAICSQCSPMQVITMLNELYTRFDYQCGELDVYKVETIGDAYCVAGGLHKESETHAVQIALMALKMMELSDEVVSPHGEPIKMRIGLHSGSVFAGVVGVKMPRYCLFGNNVTLANKFESCSVPRKINVSPTTYRLLKEYPGFVFTPRSREELPPNFPSDIPGICYFLDAYIQGTSSLTWFQKRDLGDGNANFLGEETGID, encoded by the exons tttGAAAGGCTAAATCTTGCACTTCAAAGAACACTagcaaaacacagaataaaagaaaCCAG AAAAACTGGGGATAGAgaagattttgaaaaaataatcagtgatCATGCTGATGCAGCAG GTGTGCCTGTGGAGTCTCTACGGGAATCTCTTGGTGAAGAGCTATTCAAAATATGCTATGAAGAGGATGAACACATACTAGGAGTTATTGGAGGAACCCTTAAGGACTTCTTGAACAGTTTCACTACTCTGCTGAAGCAAAGTGGCCACAAccaagaagcaggaaaaaaggacAGACTTGAAGAAGCCTCCATATTATGCCTGGAGAAAGATCAGGACTTCTTAAATGTGTATTACTTCTTTCCCAAGAAAGTCACGAGTCTTATTTTATCTGGCATTATTAAGGCAGCAGCTCATATTTTGTATGAAACTGAAGTGGAAGTCATGCTCATGCCTCCTTGTTTCCATAATGACTGCACTGAGTTTGTTAATCAGCCTTATTTGCTTTACTCTATACAAGTCAAAAGCGCAAAACCTTCTTTATCTCCATGTAAACCACAGTCTTCACTTGTGATTCCTGCCTCTGTATTCTGTAAgattttcccatttcattttatgtttgaCAAGGACATGTCTGTTCTACAAGTTGGAAATGGGATAAGAAGACTTTTGACCAGGAGAGAATTTCAAGCTAAGCCTAATTTTGAAGAGTATTTTGAAATTCTTACCCCTAAAATAAGCTGCACTTTTAGTGGAATAATGACAATGCTAAATATGCAGTTTACTGTACGAGTGAGAAGATGGGATAATACTGATATGAAATCATCCATG GTAATGGATCTTAAAGGCCAAATGATCTATATTCTTGAATCCAGTGCCATCCTATTCTTGGGATCCCCATGTGTGGATAGGCTAGAAGATTTTACAGGACGTGGATTATACCTCTCAGATATTCCTATTCACAATGCACTGAGAGATGTTGTTCTGATTGGAGAACAAGCCAGAGCTCAGGATGGACTGAAAAAGAGGTTAGGAAAGCTGAAAGCAACCCTTGAGCAGGCCCATCAAGCActtgaagaggaaaagaagaagaccgtagatcttctgttttctatttttcccgGAGAGGTTGctcagcagctgtggcagggaCAAGTTGTGCAAGCCAAGAAATTTAATAATGTCACAATGCTTTTCTCTGACATTGTTGGATTCACTGCCatctgttctcagtgctcacctATGCAGGTTATCACCATGCTTAATGAGCTTTATACTCGCTTTGATTACCAATGTGGAGAGCTAGATGTCTATAAG GTTGAGACTATTGGAGATGCCTACTGTGTTGCTGGAGGTTTACACAAAGAAAGTGAAACCCATGCTGTTCAAATAGCATTGATGGCCCTGAAGATGATGGAGCTATCAGATGAGGTGGTGTCTCCCCATGGAGAGCCTATCAAG atgCGTATTGGCCTTCATTCAGGATCTGTCTTTGCTGGAGTTGTGGGGGTTAAAATGCCTCGTTATTGTCTCTTTGGAAATAATGTAACTCTTGCCAACAAGTTTGAGTCTTGCAGTGTacctagaaaaataaatgtcagccCAACAACTTACAG GTTGTTAAAGGAATATCCAGGTTTTGTGTTCACACCTCGCTCAAGAGAAGAACTTCCTCCAAATTTTCCCAGTGATATTCCTGGAATTTGCTATTTTCTGGATGCATATATTCAAGGAACAAGCTCACTGACTTGGTTTCAAAAGAGAGATTTGGGAGATGGCAATGCCAACTTTTTGGGTGAGGAAACAGGAATAGACTAA